Genomic DNA from Ilyobacter polytropus DSM 2926:
TCGGTATTTATACCCCCTGTACCGAAGAGTATATTATCACCGTCTTCTCCTGTTATGGGGTTTTCATATTTATCCTCTTCTTCCCAGCCTGTTTCAGGGTCGTCGTCTCCTGTGCTGTTTTTCAGTCTCATAAGTTCCACATCTGCCAAATTCATATATACAGTAAACTGAGCCTTGCCGTCATCCATCCTTAGACCCCGGCTGTTTAATATAAATATATTATCCGAACTGCTAGGACTGCTGATACCGTAAAAATCTTTTTCAAAATCATAGTTTTCTGTACGAAAAGCAGTTTTGTCATCTGTCAAAACCAGTTCATATGTTTCATTGAAACCGCTGCCTATCATTGATTTTACTCTATCATAGCCCCGGCTCTTTATATAATCCACCACTGTCGTTGTAAGCCTAGCAGCCTCCTCTTTTGACCCAGCTATTCTCTCTCCCCTGAGAGACGTAAAGGTAAAACCAATTATAGGAAATATTCCAAAGAGAAATATTGCCATGGCTATAAGCACCTCTATAACTGAGTAACCTCTCTTTTTCATATATTCATTCCTCCCTCTGATTTGACCTTAAGTATCTTCTACTCGTCCTATTGGATTTTCCTTCAAAAAATTAAAAAATGCACCCTATAAAAATAAGAGTGCACTTATAATTCCTCCAAAAGCTATAAAGGGACCAAAGGGAACCTCAGCCTTCCTGTCTTTTTTCTTGGTGATAATTAGATATATCCCATATACCGCACCTGCCACAAAGGATGTGGTGATAAATAGATGCATCCTGTAAAACCCCAGATAGCCAACAATTGACCCTATCCCTGCTGCCAGCTTCACATCTCCGAAGCCCAAGACCTCTTTTTTAAAAAGCCTCTCACCATAGCCGTAGATCATCACAAATAAAAACCCATAGGCAGCCGATCCCATAAAAGATCTCTCTATCCCCACACCGTTAAAAAAGGAGAAGCCGTAGCCAAGTAAGAGCAAGCCCAGGGTAAACCTGTCAGGGATATAATAATGCTC
This window encodes:
- a CDS encoding prepilin peptidase, with translation MDIFFFAVMGLLLGSFYNVCIYRIPRKESIAFPPSHCPNCGHKIRWWENIPVISYVLILRGKCSSCGGKISVQYPLVELITGLVFGAIYYRYGMSIWTAELIIAASILVIASGIDWEHYYIPDRFTLGLLLLGYGFSFFNGVGIERSFMGSAAYGFLFVMIYGYGERLFKKEVLGFGDVKLAAGIGSIVGYLGFYRMHLFITTSFVAGAVYGIYLIITKKKDRKAEVPFGPFIAFGGIISALLFL
- a CDS encoding prepilin-type N-terminal cleavage/methylation domain-containing protein, giving the protein MKKRGYSVIEVLIAMAIFLFGIFPIIGFTFTSLRGERIAGSKEEAARLTTTVVDYIKSRGYDRVKSMIGSGFNETYELVLTDDKTAFRTENYDFEKDFYGISSPSSSDNIFILNSRGLRMDDGKAQFTVYMNLADVELMRLKNSTGDDDPETGWEEEDKYENPITGEDGDNILFGTGGINTDETNGSDSLTRDKFIFGKVIFEYTQNTDGVFDKDVEMQFVISPIEEWR